A single genomic interval of Deinococcus fonticola harbors:
- a CDS encoding ketosteroid isomerase-related protein → MDTTELLQRYYAAFNAGNWEDMLSFLTDDVQHDINEGQTQRGKAAFRTFLAKMDAHYREQATDLVVMSTPDGRRGAAEFVIHGEYLQTDEGLPEANGQKYVLPVGAFFEVQNGKIARVTNYYNLADWTRQVGG, encoded by the coding sequence ATGGACACCACCGAACTGCTCCAGCGTTACTACGCCGCCTTCAACGCTGGTAACTGGGAAGACATGCTTTCCTTCCTCACCGACGACGTGCAGCACGACATCAACGAGGGACAGACCCAGCGAGGCAAGGCCGCTTTCCGCACCTTCCTGGCAAAGATGGACGCCCACTACCGCGAACAGGCCACCGACCTCGTGGTGATGTCGACCCCCGACGGACGGCGCGGCGCGGCAGAGTTCGTGATTCACGGCGAGTACCTGCAAACCGACGAGGGCCTCCCCGAGGCGAACGGTCAGAAGTACGTCCTGCCCGTGGGCGCGTTCTTCGAAGTTCAGAACGGCAAAATTGCCCGCGTCACCAACTACTACAACCTCGCGGACTGGACACGGCAAGTTGGCGGCTGA
- a CDS encoding GNAT family N-acetyltransferase, translated as MTVTPLTGQELQAVIPDLARLRMGIFRDFPYLYEGNQQYEEQYLSTYAQAPGMFVAVARDAGRVVGASTAIPLVHETPEVQRPFLNHPEFNVQDILYLGESLLLPHYRGRGLGHQFFDLRERHARTLGLNVTTFCAVKRPENHPSRPASYRPLHAFWRSRGYTERPDLTTEMHWQDVGQSVETPHEMRFWVK; from the coding sequence GTGACCGTTACGCCGCTGACGGGTCAGGAGTTGCAGGCCGTGATTCCCGACCTGGCGCGGCTGCGCATGGGCATCTTCCGGGATTTTCCTTACCTGTACGAGGGCAACCAGCAGTACGAGGAACAGTACCTGAGCACCTACGCGCAGGCTCCCGGCATGTTCGTGGCCGTGGCCCGCGACGCTGGCCGGGTGGTGGGGGCCAGCACCGCCATTCCACTTGTTCACGAAACGCCGGAAGTGCAGCGCCCCTTCCTGAACCACCCGGAATTTAATGTGCAGGACATCCTGTACCTCGGCGAAAGCCTGCTGCTGCCTCACTACCGGGGGCGTGGCCTCGGGCACCAGTTCTTCGACCTGCGCGAACGGCACGCCCGCACCCTGGGCCTGAACGTCACCACCTTCTGCGCCGTGAAGCGCCCCGAGAATCACCCCTCCCGTCCCGCCAGTTACCGCCCGCTGCACGCCTTCTGGCGCTCACGCGGGTACACCGAACGCCCCGACCTCACCACCGAAATGCACTGGCAGGACGTTGGGCAGAGCGTGGAAACGCCGCACGAGATGCGCTTCTGGGTGAAGTGA